Within the Verrucomicrobiales bacterium genome, the region CAACAGGTAAACTCCAGGCCGCCACAGCGAATCGAATCTCCGTTGCGGATCCGGGCCGAGGCAACGGGAGTGCCGTTGATCAAAACCGAGGCATCGCGCTGTGCCAGAATTTGAAATCCGTCCTTCGGGTCCAGAGTGAGGCGAGCATGATCCTCCCAAACCCCGGGGTCCGAGCTGACGAGATCGGCTTTCTGAGATCGTCCGATGGAAAAAGGAAATCGGCGGGCTGAGATGACTCGACCCGCCGCATTTCCCGAAAGAATCTTGAAGTTAAGCACTCGCGAATCCTGCTACCAGGCACGCTTCGGAACGTTAATCGAATCTCCCGGATAGACGGGCAGGTCGAGGGTGTGATCCTGAAGGGCCTTTACGCAGTTGATAATGTACTGCTGACCATTCACGCGACGCAGGGTTACCTTTTTCTTATAGGCAAACTCGGTGAAGCCGCCGGCCGAGTCAATCGCCTGCAGCACCGTGATACCACTGGCGTAGAACTGCCGATTGGGAGAGCGAACCTCGCCGCCCACGAAGAAGAAACGCTCCTCGTTCTTGACCGAGATGGTCACACGCCGGAAGTACCTCGGCACATAGGAAGCTTCGATGGTCTGCTGCAGTTGACCGGCAGTCTTGCCGGCCGCCTGAATCTTAACACCCAGGTGCAGCATGATCGAACCGTCATCCTTGACGCGGTCCTTGAAATCCGCGAGTCCAGGAGGAGGCAGGTCTGAGAACGTCACGGTGAGCAGGTCCCCGGGACGAATCAACTCCACCAACCCGGCCTCGGCGGGAGCGTGCGGCGGCTGGCCGGAGGCACCGTTCGTCGACGAGGAGGTCGAGGAACTGGTCGCGCAACCGCTTAACAACAGACCCACCATCGCCAGACCGATCCAAATTTTTTGAAAAACTTTCATGTCCAAAAATCCCTTGTCGTTCAACCTTCTTCAATTCACCGCTATCTACCCGGCCGGCCGAAGCCTGAAAGCTTCGCACCGGCATCGCCCTGGCCAAGCCGCTTCAATACTTGGTCTTCACCTCGCCACCATCGTCATCCGATGAACCTCCACCGGACTTCTGCGAAGAGGCCAAAGCACCCGGCTTCGCCACGGCATCCTCGGACTTCGAGTAATAGTCGTAGTAGTAGCCGCTGTAGTAGTAGTAGTTCTCGTCCTGGCTCATGTTGATGTTGTTGAGGACGATTCCCAGGAGGTTGCCACCCACCTTCTCGATCATCTGCTTGGCGCGGATGGTCATCGGCTGCGGATAGCGGCGGTATTGGATGACTTGCAAGACCATGTCGACCTCGCTGGCGAGAATCGAGGCATCGCTCACACCCATGATCGGCGGAGAGTCGAAGAAGACGAAATCGTAACGCAGCTTAAGCTCGCGAATCAGTTCCTTCATCGCCATCGAGCTGATGATGCCCATCGAACTGCTGGGCAGCTTGCCGCTGGGCATGAAGTCCAGAGTCGGGCAGCCCGTCGTCTGAATCACTTCCTCCAAAGTATTCTGCTTCAGCAGGTAGTTGGTCAGCCCCGGGGAGTTGGCGAGCTTCAGCAGTTTGTGAATGCTCGGGCGGCGTAGATCGGAATCAACCACCAATACGCGCGCGCCGTTTTGCGCAAAGATCGTGGCCAGGTTGAACAGCGTCGTGGACTTTCCTTCACCGGCACCACCGCTCAGCACGGTCAATGTGCTGGACTTGGCTTCCTTGCGGGAGAAGAGAACATTCGTGCGCAGCACCCGATAGGCTTCCGCATGCGGGCTGTCCGGCCCTTCTTCCAAAAGCGAACCCACGTTCTGCGGGATGACGCCCAGGACAGGAGCCTGCAGCGCCCGCTCCACGTCGTCGATGGTTTTGACGCTGGTGTCAAGATACTCGATGAAGAACGCCAGGCCGACACCCAGGATGATGCCGAACACCACGCCCAGAGCGATGTTCAAAGGTTTGTTGGGACGGCTCGCCCGAAAGGCCGGCTGAGCGTGATCCACTACTGAAACGATGCCAACGCGGTCGATCT harbors:
- a CDS encoding FHA domain-containing protein, with protein sequence MLNFKILSGNAAGRVISARRFPFSIGRSQKADLVSSDPGVWEDHARLTLDPKDGFQILAQRDASVLINGTPVASARIRNGDSIRCGGLEFTCWISAPKQKRLGLMEGVTWALIAAVWIGQAIWLYRLVIAEL
- a CDS encoding polysaccharide export protein, which codes for MKVFQKIWIGLAMVGLLLSGCATSSSTSSSTNGASGQPPHAPAEAGLVELIRPGDLLTVTFSDLPPPGLADFKDRVKDDGSIMLHLGVKIQAAGKTAGQLQQTIEASYVPRYFRRVTISVKNEERFFFVGGEVRSPNRQFYASGITVLQAIDSAGGFTEFAYKKKVTLRRVNGQQYIINCVKALQDHTLDLPVYPGDSINVPKRAW